One Campylobacter concisus DNA segment encodes these proteins:
- a CDS encoding cytochrome-c peroxidase, with amino-acid sequence MKKVLFWMVVSFCILSANSSFEPVLSSKYNEKQAYIGKKLFFDKRLSTTENYSCETCHNLYWNLSGTNSSYTSQKGVINPPSVLNSALNFLFFTDGRVRSLKDQVKESINSRNELNSNKDEIVKKVKSIGEYGILFNDAYSDGINYENIVGALAEFEKAILSIDSPFDEYLAGNDDSINAEAKKGFELFNKVGCVACHNGRNLGGNLMQNVGLKDAGESRRLMRVPSLRNVARTAPYLSSGEMSDLKEVIGFVSYHQLIHTLNSEELGQIYKFLLTLNGRRPRILNE; translated from the coding sequence ATGAAAAAAGTTTTATTTTGGATGGTAGTATCTTTTTGCATTTTGAGCGCAAATTCATCATTTGAGCCAGTGCTTTCATCAAAATATAACGAAAAACAAGCCTACATCGGTAAGAAGCTCTTTTTTGACAAAAGGCTAAGCACCACTGAAAACTACTCATGCGAAACTTGCCACAACTTATACTGGAATTTAAGTGGCACAAACTCATCTTACACCAGCCAAAAAGGCGTTATAAACCCACCTAGCGTGCTAAATTCGGCTTTAAATTTTCTATTTTTTACTGATGGCAGGGTAAGAAGCTTAAAAGATCAGGTAAAAGAGTCGATAAATTCTAGAAATGAGCTAAATTCAAACAAAGATGAGATAGTAAAAAAGGTAAAAAGCATAGGCGAGTATGGGATTTTATTTAATGATGCATATAGTGATGGCATAAACTATGAAAATATAGTAGGTGCTTTGGCAGAATTTGAAAAGGCTATTTTAAGCATAGATTCGCCATTTGATGAGTATCTAGCTGGCAATGACGACTCCATAAACGCTGAGGCAAAAAAAGGCTTTGAGCTCTTTAATAAAGTAGGCTGTGTGGCATGCCACAATGGTAGAAATTTAGGTGGAAATTTGATGCAAAACGTGGGCTTAAAAGATGCAGGTGAGAGCAGACGCCTTATGCGTGTGCCTTCGCTTAGAAATGTAGCAAGAACAGCTCCATATCTAAGTAGTGGCGAAATGAGCGATCTAAAAGAAGTCATAGGCTTTGTGAGCTATCATCAACTAATCCATACACTAAATAGCGAAGAGTTAGGGCAAATTTATAAATTTTTGCTAACACTAAATGGACGCAGACCTAGGATACTAAATGAATAA
- the folE gene encoding GTP cyclohydrolase I FolE: MQESFENSVKNMLTIIGEDPNREGLIKTPERVYKAFKFLTSGYDQDPKEVLGDALFTSSNNEMVLMRNIEFYSLCEHHLLPIIGRVHVAYIPNGKVVGLSKIPRMVNIYARRLQIQEQMTEQIAKALEDVIAPKGVGVVVEARHMCVEMRGVQKINSTTTTSALRGCFIKNADTRREFFSLINSPRETHF; this comes from the coding sequence ATGCAAGAGAGCTTTGAAAATTCAGTTAAAAATATGCTAACTATCATCGGCGAAGACCCAAACAGAGAGGGGCTTATAAAAACTCCAGAGCGCGTTTATAAAGCTTTTAAATTTCTAACTAGCGGATACGATCAAGACCCAAAAGAGGTGCTTGGTGACGCTCTTTTTACTAGCTCAAACAACGAAATGGTCTTAATGCGAAATATCGAGTTTTACAGCCTTTGTGAGCACCATTTGCTGCCTATTATCGGCCGCGTGCATGTGGCGTACATCCCAAATGGCAAGGTTGTTGGCCTTAGTAAAATTCCACGCATGGTAAATATCTACGCCAGACGCTTGCAAATTCAAGAGCAGATGACCGAGCAGATCGCAAAGGCGCTTGAGGACGTGATCGCTCCAAAAGGCGTTGGAGTAGTCGTTGAGGCTAGGCATATGTGCGTTGAGATGAGAGGTGTGCAAAAGATAAACTCGACTACCACGACCTCGGCGCTTAGGGGCTGCTTTATAAAAAACGCAGACACAAGAAGGGAGTTTTTCTCGCTGATAAATTCGCCTAGGGAAACGCATTTTTGA
- the fliI gene encoding flagellar protein export ATPase FliI — protein MSLERINSRLKEGVKLSNTFGVITKITATTIEITGLRPSIGDIVRIVAKDKSKNGLGMVTQIKTDGAYISPFGFVEGFRIGDFVYESDQGMSIPVGPNLLGRVVDPFMKPIDGKGAIDTTEYMPIMRAPIDAMKRGLINEPFSVGIKTIDGLLTCGKGQKLGIFAGSGVGKSTLMGMIVKNTLAPIKVVALIGERGREVPEFIEKNLGGDLEGTVIIVATSDDSSLMRKYGAFCAMSVAEYFKQQGNDVLFIMDSVTRFAMAQREIGLALGEPPTSKGYPPSSLTLLPQLMERAGKEEGKGSITAFFTVLVEGDDMSDPIADQSRSILDGHIVLSRELTDFGIYPPINIQNSASRVMGDVIGKEHKLNAMKFKRLYSLLKENEVLLRIGAYQKGSDKELDLAISKKEFMESFLKQSSEEAFALEEVEELLDKINQ, from the coding sequence TTGAGTTTAGAGCGTATAAATTCAAGGCTTAAAGAGGGCGTGAAGCTCTCAAATACCTTCGGCGTCATCACAAAGATCACAGCTACTACGATAGAGATCACCGGACTTCGCCCAAGTATCGGCGACATCGTGCGCATAGTCGCAAAAGACAAGAGTAAAAACGGCCTTGGCATGGTCACGCAGATAAAGACAGATGGCGCTTACATCAGCCCATTTGGCTTTGTCGAGGGCTTTAGGATAGGCGACTTTGTCTATGAGAGCGATCAGGGCATGAGCATACCGGTGGGACCAAATTTGCTAGGTCGCGTGGTCGATCCATTTATGAAGCCAATTGACGGCAAAGGGGCGATCGATACAACTGAATATATGCCGATCATGAGAGCGCCGATAGATGCGATGAAAAGGGGGCTTATAAACGAGCCTTTTAGTGTTGGCATAAAGACGATAGATGGGCTGCTTACCTGCGGCAAGGGGCAAAAGCTGGGAATTTTCGCAGGTTCAGGCGTGGGCAAATCAACCCTCATGGGCATGATCGTAAAAAATACGCTAGCTCCCATAAAAGTAGTCGCGCTAATAGGCGAGCGTGGCCGTGAGGTGCCTGAATTTATCGAAAAAAACCTAGGTGGCGACCTAGAGGGCACGGTCATCATCGTAGCGACCAGTGATGATAGCTCGCTCATGCGAAAATACGGCGCATTTTGTGCGATGAGCGTGGCTGAATACTTCAAACAGCAGGGCAACGACGTGCTTTTCATCATGGATAGCGTGACGCGTTTTGCGATGGCGCAGCGTGAGATCGGCCTTGCGCTTGGCGAGCCACCGACCTCAAAGGGTTATCCGCCAAGCTCGCTCACACTCTTGCCGCAGCTGATGGAGCGCGCGGGCAAAGAGGAGGGCAAGGGCAGTATCACAGCGTTTTTTACCGTGCTAGTCGAGGGCGATGATATGAGCGACCCGATAGCTGACCAAAGCCGCTCTATCCTAGACGGACACATCGTGCTAAGCCGCGAGCTAACGGACTTTGGCATCTACCCACCTATCAATATCCAAAACTCGGCCTCGCGTGTCATGGGCGACGTGATCGGCAAAGAACACAAGCTAAATGCTATGAAATTTAAGCGCCTTTACTCGCTTTTAAAAGAAAATGAGGTCCTGCTTCGCATCGGCGCATATCAAAAGGGCAGCGACAAGGAGCTTGACCTTGCGATCTCAAAGAAAGAATTTATGGAGAGCTTCTTAAAACAAAGCTCAGAAGAGGCCTTTGCGCTTGAAGAGGTTGAAGAGCTGCTTGATAAGATCAATCAGTAA
- a CDS encoding OmpP1/FadL family transporter: MKRVLLSIVATCSLLNAGGYKVTEQSADSLGLAASNVAFSFGADAAYFNPANMMFLDGLHHFESTLGWFHINSIDFKSDDGKSYSSEKFDSLAGTFSFVTPEIYENWRFGLALAVPAAVGISWEDPETAFTGKRFKLQVVELNPTVAYRINDKLAIALGARGVYSKGKIASDFGRFGYREIQGDGINYGYNVALTYRPIEDLSFAVTYRSKVNLELKGSADADFNGPLAPISYHGKTKVEIPLPAQLVLATGYKFSDFTLLLAFERTYWSKFKDYDFEYDDKTAAHSHPILGRYFKAFMDDPVVKNAKDTNTYRIGLAYDVNEKLRLMAGFSYDEDITSSEHTGLELPNTTSQAYSFGANYKFTPNLELGLGYLYQHRDKKRATGIKNGTINGTGSMSGEFDASSVQIAAMTFKYSF, from the coding sequence ATGAAAAGAGTGCTTTTAAGCATTGTTGCGACGTGTTCTTTATTAAATGCTGGGGGTTATAAGGTCACTGAGCAAAGTGCTGATTCTTTGGGGCTTGCTGCTAGCAACGTAGCCTTTAGTTTTGGGGCTGATGCGGCTTATTTTAACCCTGCAAATATGATGTTTTTAGACGGGCTTCACCATTTTGAAAGCACGCTTGGTTGGTTTCATATAAATTCCATCGACTTTAAAAGCGATGATGGCAAGAGCTACAGCTCAGAGAAATTTGACTCACTAGCTGGCACATTTAGCTTTGTAACGCCAGAAATTTATGAAAACTGGAGATTTGGATTAGCCCTTGCTGTGCCTGCTGCTGTTGGCATCTCGTGGGAGGATCCAGAGACTGCTTTTACTGGCAAGAGGTTCAAACTACAAGTTGTCGAGCTAAATCCAACCGTGGCTTACCGCATAAATGACAAACTTGCCATTGCTCTGGGCGCTAGAGGCGTTTATAGCAAAGGCAAGATAGCAAGCGACTTTGGACGTTTTGGCTACAGAGAGATACAAGGCGATGGCATAAACTACGGCTACAACGTCGCTCTTACATATAGACCTATCGAGGATCTAAGCTTTGCGGTGACTTACCGCTCGAAGGTAAATTTAGAGCTTAAAGGTAGCGCTGATGCTGATTTTAACGGACCGCTAGCGCCTATAAGCTATCATGGCAAGACAAAAGTTGAAATCCCTCTACCTGCACAGCTAGTGCTTGCTACTGGATATAAATTTAGTGATTTTACCCTTTTGCTAGCTTTCGAGAGGACATACTGGTCTAAATTTAAAGATTATGACTTTGAATATGATGATAAGACGGCAGCTCATTCACACCCTATTCTAGGTAGATACTTTAAGGCATTTATGGACGATCCAGTCGTTAAAAATGCAAAAGATACAAACACATATAGGATAGGTCTTGCTTACGACGTAAATGAAAAACTTAGGCTAATGGCTGGCTTTTCATACGATGAGGATATCACTAGCAGCGAGCATACTGGCTTAGAGCTTCCAAACACCACCTCTCAGGCATATTCGTTTGGGGCAAACTATAAATTTACGCCAAATTTAGAGCTAGGACTAGGCTATCTCTATCAGCACCGAGACAAAAAGCGTGCGACAGGTATAAAAAATGGTACTATCAATGGCACCGGCTCAATGTCTGGCGAATTTGACGCAAGTAGCGTCCAGATAGCTGCAATGACATTTAAATACTCTTTCTAG
- a CDS encoding fatty acid--CoA ligase, with protein MQYSYNNFYEILTKVAKESPNQIAIFDEKEKLKYHELKQNVDKVAAYLQLCGVNFGDKVAMAVANSKEFIISYLAITAIGAVAVPMNTFLKTTEFEYIINDCGARVLFASSSLAKELIALSELEILRKIVWIGQTPKKLQSASKDDYVSVDEEYGESAYLSSTPQISKEDMSKGYENNGVVKNVNFSEALNHKYTLSITKYPKIDDLMHIIYTSGTTGKPKGAMISYKNIFSNVIGAHERFKVKKSDRFIVFLPMFHSFTLTAMVLLPIFSGASMVLIKSVFPFSNVLKQALLKRVTVFLGIPAIYTAIGKAKIPWYFRWFNRIRLFVSGAAPLAKQTIDDFRVKFPRATLVEGYGLSECSPIVAANLFDKQKLLSVGPALNGYEVKIVDDEMMELPLGQIGEIIIKGDCVMQGYYGMPSVTDETIINGWLKTGDLGKIDEEGFIYIVDRKKDLIISKGINIYPREIEEVIYKLEAVEATAVIGVKDVHADEEVVAFIQVKDGMDLDEKTVREHLKKNLANFKIPKSIYFAEELPRNATGKVLKRVLKEQIKDKI; from the coding sequence ATGCAATACTCTTATAATAATTTTTATGAAATTTTAACCAAGGTGGCAAAAGAGAGTCCAAACCAGATAGCGATCTTTGATGAAAAAGAGAAGCTAAAATACCACGAACTAAAGCAAAATGTCGATAAAGTGGCGGCTTACTTGCAGCTTTGCGGGGTAAATTTTGGCGATAAAGTGGCTATGGCGGTGGCAAATTCGAAAGAGTTTATCATCTCATACCTTGCTATCACGGCTATCGGCGCGGTCGCAGTGCCGATGAACACCTTTTTAAAGACGACAGAATTTGAGTACATCATAAATGACTGCGGTGCGAGGGTGCTTTTTGCCTCCAGCTCGCTTGCAAAGGAGCTAATCGCACTTAGTGAGCTTGAAATTTTAAGAAAGATCGTCTGGATCGGGCAAACGCCAAAAAAACTTCAAAGTGCCTCAAAGGACGACTATGTAAGCGTTGATGAGGAGTATGGCGAGAGTGCCTATCTATCTTCAACTCCACAAATTTCAAAAGAGGATATGAGTAAGGGCTATGAAAATAACGGCGTTGTAAAAAATGTAAATTTCAGCGAAGCGCTAAATCACAAATACACCCTAAGCATCACAAAATACCCTAAAATAGACGATCTCATGCACATCATCTACACCTCAGGCACCACAGGCAAGCCAAAGGGTGCGATGATAAGCTATAAAAATATCTTCTCAAACGTCATCGGCGCTCATGAGCGTTTTAAGGTTAAAAAAAGCGATAGATTTATCGTATTTTTACCGATGTTTCATAGCTTTACGCTCACAGCGATGGTGCTTTTACCGATATTTTCAGGTGCTTCGATGGTGCTTATAAAGTCGGTTTTCCCTTTCTCAAACGTGCTAAAACAGGCTTTACTAAAGCGAGTCACTGTATTTTTGGGTATCCCAGCCATCTATACAGCCATTGGCAAGGCAAAAATTCCTTGGTATTTTAGATGGTTTAACCGCATAAGGCTATTTGTAAGTGGTGCTGCTCCGCTAGCTAAACAAACTATCGATGACTTTAGAGTGAAATTCCCGCGCGCGACGCTCGTTGAGGGATATGGCCTTAGCGAATGCTCTCCGATCGTGGCGGCAAATTTATTTGACAAGCAAAAGCTTTTAAGCGTAGGTCCTGCGCTAAATGGCTATGAGGTTAAGATCGTAGATGATGAGATGATGGAGCTTCCACTCGGCCAGATCGGCGAGATCATCATAAAAGGCGACTGCGTCATGCAGGGCTACTACGGCATGCCAAGCGTGACTGACGAGACTATCATAAATGGCTGGCTAAAGACTGGGGACCTTGGCAAGATCGATGAAGAGGGCTTTATCTACATCGTTGATCGCAAAAAAGACCTCATCATATCAAAAGGCATAAACATCTATCCGCGCGAGATCGAAGAGGTCATTTATAAGCTCGAAGCAGTCGAGGCGACCGCGGTAATCGGCGTAAAAGACGTGCACGCAGACGAAGAGGTCGTAGCTTTCATACAGGTAAAAGATGGCATGGATCTTGATGAAAAGACGGTTAGAGAGCATCTAAAGAAAAATTTAGCAAATTTCAAAATTCCAAAAAGCATTTATTTTGCCGAGGAGCTGCCTAGAAACGCAACTGGCAAGGTGCTAAAACGCGTGCTAAAAGAGCAGATAAAGGATAAAATTTAG
- the nfo gene encoding deoxyribonuclease IV: MRYIGAHVSAAGGVFNAPLNAAKIGANAFALFTKNQRQWSAKELSEGEIEQFKANLKASGISADHVLPHASYLINLGHPEKEARAKSLEAFIDEIERASQLGLKLLNFHPGSHLKQISQNECLDNIASCINEALKRTSGVKLVIENTAAQGSNLGFDFAQLAYLIERVDDESRVGVCIDTCHAFAAGYDLRSKEAYAKTMGEFDAIIGYKFLSGMHLNDAKFGLGSKKDRHESLGKGELGLGAFENIINDDKIGEIPLILETIDESIWEDEIKILRNLEKEKL, translated from the coding sequence ATGAGATACATAGGAGCTCACGTAAGTGCGGCTGGAGGCGTATTTAACGCGCCGCTAAATGCTGCAAAAATAGGAGCAAATGCCTTTGCGCTTTTTACAAAAAACCAGCGTCAATGGAGCGCAAAAGAGCTAAGCGAGGGCGAGATAGAGCAGTTTAAAGCAAATTTAAAGGCCTCTGGCATAAGCGCTGATCACGTCTTGCCACACGCAAGCTACCTCATAAATTTAGGCCATCCAGAAAAAGAGGCAAGAGCTAAATCCCTTGAAGCCTTTATCGATGAGATAGAGCGAGCTAGCCAGCTTGGACTAAAGCTTTTAAATTTCCACCCAGGCTCGCACCTAAAGCAAATAAGCCAAAATGAGTGCCTAGATAACATCGCTAGTTGCATAAATGAAGCGCTAAAACGAACAAGTGGCGTAAAGCTTGTCATCGAAAACACAGCCGCACAAGGCTCAAATTTAGGCTTTGACTTTGCGCAGCTGGCGTATTTGATCGAGCGAGTTGATGATGAGAGCAGAGTTGGCGTTTGCATCGATACTTGCCACGCATTTGCCGCTGGATACGATCTAAGAAGCAAAGAGGCTTACGCTAAGACGATGGGCGAATTTGACGCGATCATCGGCTATAAATTTCTATCTGGCATGCACCTAAATGACGCTAAATTTGGGCTTGGCTCAAAAAAAGATAGGCACGAGAGCCTTGGCAAGGGTGAGCTTGGGCTTGGCGCTTTTGAAAATATAATAAATGATGATAAAATAGGCGAAATTCCCTTGATTTTAGAGACGATTGACGAGAGCATTTGGGAAGATGAGATCAAAATTTTAAGAAACCTAGAAAAGGAAAAGCTATGA
- a CDS encoding ATP-binding protein, producing MKYLLDFLNQDLKKSKIYELIKCGDEEGEILKYLSKAYVQGTASMSVFELLGAVFGTQNEKQLLYLKFIKNLLGSGWIVQNYSLFKMPENSQKSSNQGLLSLLHSEISLSSTFLKILEDGNADINLPELAPYEDHLEYLKDQFLKIELYSKAAIFEGGSNDAKKRINEQISELTKRINERVKLSKISLKIEQIFKENSLDEKEQIIFLALLKEEYAGDFENGRDLNTLVGLISKDELERIKNRTLLEDGSRLIEGALIDYDEVLNAYGNVSKSFFINEEILQSIMHPKNDKNSKKIKIESLVKEQEIFELIEPVTSLEDVVLNEKTKQLLSTILKQVDKKVLARLSSWGIKTRKNIDAKIIFYGEPGTGKTMSAVGLAKSLKKQILSFDCSKILSKYVGESEQNVRKIFDTYKEICKKSGSEPVLLLNEADQFLSTRVESSSGAEKMHNQMQNIFLEQIERFEGVLIATTNFLQSLDVAFSRRFDYKIEFKKPDYNGRLAIWRKILPENASFEDGFSVERLAEFNLSGAQIVLALKNTALKVAIKDDGIFTFEDFKTTIERELNSSFGEDKKMGFGS from the coding sequence GTGAAGTATTTGCTTGATTTTCTAAACCAAGACCTCAAAAAAAGTAAAATTTACGAGCTTATAAAATGCGGCGATGAAGAGGGAGAAATTTTAAAATACCTAAGCAAAGCCTACGTACAAGGCACGGCTAGCATGAGCGTTTTTGAGCTACTTGGAGCTGTTTTTGGCACGCAAAATGAAAAGCAGCTTTTATACCTTAAATTTATAAAAAATTTGCTGGGTAGCGGCTGGATAGTGCAAAACTACAGCCTCTTTAAAATGCCAGAAAACTCGCAAAAAAGCTCAAACCAAGGGCTACTCTCGCTACTTCACTCTGAAATTTCACTCTCTAGCACATTTTTAAAGATCCTTGAAGATGGCAACGCTGATATAAATTTACCAGAGCTTGCGCCTTATGAAGATCATTTGGAGTATTTAAAAGATCAGTTTTTAAAGATAGAGCTTTACTCAAAGGCTGCGATCTTTGAAGGTGGCTCAAATGACGCTAAAAAGCGGATAAACGAGCAAATTTCTGAGCTAACAAAGCGGATAAATGAGCGTGTAAAACTAAGCAAGATCAGCCTAAAAATAGAGCAAATTTTTAAAGAAAACTCACTTGATGAAAAAGAGCAGATCATATTTTTAGCCCTTTTAAAAGAGGAGTATGCGGGCGACTTTGAAAACGGCCGCGACCTAAACACGCTAGTTGGGCTAATAAGCAAAGACGAGCTTGAACGCATCAAAAATCGCACACTTTTAGAGGACGGCTCAAGGCTCATAGAGGGCGCACTAATCGACTACGACGAGGTTTTAAACGCTTATGGCAACGTAAGCAAGAGCTTTTTTATAAACGAAGAAATTTTGCAAAGCATAATGCACCCAAAAAATGACAAAAACAGCAAAAAAATCAAGATCGAAAGCCTAGTAAAAGAGCAAGAAATTTTTGAGCTCATTGAGCCAGTAACAAGCCTAGAAGACGTCGTGCTAAACGAAAAGACAAAGCAGCTTTTAAGCACGATACTAAAGCAAGTCGATAAAAAAGTGCTCGCTAGACTTAGCAGCTGGGGCATAAAAACTAGGAAAAATATAGACGCCAAGATCATCTTTTATGGCGAGCCTGGTACTGGTAAGACGATGAGTGCCGTTGGGCTTGCAAAGAGCCTAAAGAAGCAAATTCTAAGCTTTGACTGCTCAAAAATTTTAAGCAAATATGTCGGCGAGAGCGAGCAAAATGTAAGGAAAATTTTTGACACTTACAAAGAAATTTGCAAAAAAAGTGGCAGCGAGCCAGTGCTTTTGCTAAACGAGGCTGATCAGTTTTTAAGCACGAGAGTGGAGAGCTCGAGTGGGGCTGAAAAGATGCATAATCAAATGCAAAATATCTTTTTAGAGCAGATCGAGCGCTTTGAGGGCGTGCTGATCGCAACGACAAATTTCTTACAAAGCCTTGATGTGGCGTTTTCTAGGAGGTTTGACTATAAGATCGAGTTTAAAAAGCCTGATTATAACGGTAGGCTCGCCATTTGGCGTAAAATTTTGCCTGAAAATGCGAGCTTTGAAGATGGCTTTAGCGTAGAAAGGTTGGCTGAGTTTAACCTAAGTGGCGCTCAGATCGTCCTTGCGCTAAAAAATACCGCTTTGAAAGTGGCGATAAAAGATGATGGGATTTTCACCTTTGAGGACTTCAAAACCACGATAGAGCGCGAGCTAAACTCAAGCTTTGGCGAGGATAAAAAGATGGGATTTGGCTCTTAA
- a CDS encoding bifunctional diguanylate cyclase/phosphodiesterase produces MNKRQANIILIVLAIIFFFSSTYIYMANKAVTAVSKFNDTILSLILLDNELSFTLENNVLRLNYDDVNKNLRSFDQNLTKLDELNAIIQVFYQEKNAKTLKVINDDFLKKQRLVDRSNYASSSMAAYILSGEFEIASEKKLDALNVIFHAIKSSALISPETLNQTKEQIEKYKDTYKNDTKAILVLNKATYALEFAKNLSAVAQDSVDLKLGETLRKFRDDTLASYKIMIRNIVIMQVLCFISFVLFCALTFYQARVLTKQLKQIKLLKTTVDAGHSSIVFCDNDNKILYANKTFESKTGYKLKDVVGKSPKILKSNMHPESFYAEIRNAINKHTSWESDELISRTKSGKLLYEKVRFAPFFFEGKLEGYMAIKLDRTKELSMLKELTQKNEQIKIQSSIDKLTGFGNYFALTEMIEAKKDGILISISIKNYKMLRFFYQNKVIEAMLKAVANTLKLCVDTYSINAELFRFQDDAFYIWYQGDDIVRDIGFIKEYFNFSRMNIEIDGKFENLPGIKITLGVSLSNDTPQTNRLMQSILANQQASDSGNEIYYYLENDAIEMRYYKNQLITELIEYALENDKVIVECQGIFNVHENETEAKYYEVLVRIVDQNGKIRYPGEFLEIAMKTQLYLQITKKVIALAFDLVKKYPDYTFSINLSSSDLTDPGVREILDEKLENCPDPSRVCFEMLESEELSDYGMANEFIKRAKKYGCKISIDDFGSGYSNYYRILELDIDNIKIDGSIIKKLPTDENARVLVETIVSFARRQGYKIVAEFVSNEEILEYIKKFGISYAQGFLLGKPHQM; encoded by the coding sequence ATGAATAAAAGACAAGCAAATATCATCTTAATCGTCCTAGCAATCATCTTTTTCTTTAGCTCAACCTATATCTACATGGCAAATAAAGCAGTTACTGCTGTTAGTAAATTTAACGATACGATCTTAAGTCTTATCTTACTAGATAATGAGCTAAGCTTCACCCTAGAGAACAACGTACTTCGCTTAAACTACGACGATGTAAATAAAAATTTAAGAAGTTTTGATCAAAATTTAACCAAGCTTGATGAGCTAAACGCGATCATACAGGTCTTTTACCAAGAGAAAAATGCCAAAACTTTAAAGGTCATAAACGACGACTTTTTAAAAAAACAAAGGCTTGTAGATAGGTCAAACTACGCTAGCTCGTCAATGGCTGCTTATATCTTATCAGGTGAGTTTGAAATAGCATCAGAGAAGAAGCTAGATGCGCTTAATGTGATATTTCACGCGATAAAAAGCTCAGCCCTAATCAGCCCCGAAACGCTAAATCAAACAAAAGAGCAGATAGAAAAGTATAAAGATACTTACAAAAACGACACAAAAGCGATCTTGGTGCTAAACAAGGCAACTTATGCGCTTGAATTTGCAAAAAACCTAAGTGCCGTAGCTCAAGACTCTGTTGATCTAAAACTTGGAGAAACACTAAGAAAATTTAGAGATGATACCCTAGCCTCTTACAAAATAATGATACGAAATATAGTAATAATGCAAGTGCTTTGTTTTATCAGTTTTGTGTTATTTTGCGCTTTAACTTTTTATCAAGCAAGGGTACTAACTAAACAGCTAAAGCAGATAAAACTACTAAAAACGACAGTGGATGCAGGACACAGCTCGATAGTCTTTTGCGACAATGACAATAAAATTTTATATGCGAATAAAACCTTTGAGTCAAAAACTGGCTATAAACTAAAAGATGTTGTCGGCAAAAGCCCTAAAATTTTAAAATCAAATATGCACCCAGAGAGCTTTTATGCTGAAATAAGAAATGCCATAAATAAGCATACTTCTTGGGAAAGCGACGAGCTGATAAGCAGAACAAAAAGCGGCAAACTGCTCTATGAAAAGGTGCGTTTTGCGCCATTTTTCTTTGAGGGCAAGCTAGAAGGATACATGGCTATAAAGCTTGATAGGACAAAAGAGCTTAGCATGCTTAAAGAGCTAACTCAAAAAAATGAGCAGATAAAAATTCAATCCTCAATCGACAAGCTAACTGGCTTTGGCAACTACTTCGCTTTGACCGAGATGATAGAAGCGAAAAAAGATGGAATTTTGATCAGCATAAGCATCAAAAACTATAAGATGCTAAGATTTTTCTACCAAAACAAGGTCATCGAAGCCATGCTAAAAGCGGTGGCAAATACGCTAAAACTTTGCGTTGATACCTACTCTATAAATGCTGAGCTATTTAGATTTCAAGATGATGCGTTTTACATCTGGTATCAAGGCGATGACATCGTTAGAGATATCGGCTTTATAAAAGAGTATTTTAACTTTAGCAGGATGAATATCGAGATAGATGGTAAATTTGAAAACCTGCCTGGCATCAAGATAACTCTTGGCGTATCTTTATCAAATGACACACCGCAAACAAACCGCCTAATGCAGTCGATCCTAGCCAATCAACAAGCAAGCGATAGCGGCAACGAGATCTACTACTACCTAGAAAACGACGCGATCGAGATGAGATACTATAAAAACCAACTCATAACCGAACTAATCGAGTATGCTCTAGAAAACGACAAGGTGATAGTCGAGTGTCAGGGAATTTTTAACGTGCATGAAAATGAGACAGAGGCAAAATACTACGAAGTTTTGGTGCGCATAGTCGATCAAAACGGCAAGATCCGCTACCCAGGCGAATTTTTAGAGATCGCTATGAAAACGCAACTTTATCTTCAGATAACAAAAAAAGTGATCGCCCTAGCCTTTGATCTAGTGAAAAAATATCCAGACTATACATTTTCTATCAACCTCTCAAGCTCGGATCTAACAGATCCTGGTGTTAGAGAAATTTTAGATGAAAAGCTAGAGAACTGCCCAGATCCAAGTAGAGTTTGCTTTGAGATGCTAGAGAGCGAAGAGCTTAGCGACTACGGCATGGCAAATGAATTTATAAAAAGAGCTAAGAAATATGGATGTAAAATCTCAATCGACGACTTTGGCTCTGGCTACTCTAACTACTACCGAATTTTAGAGCTTGATATCGATAACATCAAGATAGATGGCTCGATCATCAAAAAGCTACCAACCGATGAAAACGCAAGGGTTTTGGTTGAGACTATCGTGAGCTTTGCTAGAAGACAAGGCTATAAGATAGTGGCTGAGTTTGTGAGCAACGAAGAAATTTTAGAATATATAAAGAAATTTGGAATTTCGTATGCGCAGGGATTTTTACTAGGCAAGCCACATCAGATGTAA